From Actinoplanes oblitus, a single genomic window includes:
- a CDS encoding adenosine deaminase: MTDLTAFIAGLPKAELHVHHVGSASPRIVAELAARHEGSSPVPADPEALAKYFEFRDFAHFIEIYLSVVDLIRDAADVRLLTYEIGRELSRQQVRYAELTVTPYSSVRRGIPAPAFCEAIEDARAGARRDFDVDLAWCFDIPGEAGLPAAEETLRIALDERPDGLISFGLGGPEIGVPRPQFKPYFDKARAAGLHSVPHAGETTGPETIWDAIRELGAERIGHGIAAAQDERLMAHLAERQIPLEVCPTSNLRTRAVADLAEHPIGRLVAAGVPVSVNSDDPPMFGTTLEREYAVAADLLGLDRAGVADLARAAVRHSFLSAEGKAALIADIDTYEATAAH, translated from the coding sequence GTGACGGACCTTACGGCGTTCATCGCCGGGCTGCCCAAGGCCGAGTTGCACGTGCACCACGTGGGATCGGCCTCCCCGCGGATCGTTGCCGAGCTGGCGGCCCGGCACGAGGGCAGCTCACCGGTGCCGGCCGACCCCGAGGCGCTCGCGAAGTACTTCGAGTTCCGCGACTTCGCCCACTTCATCGAGATCTACCTGAGCGTGGTCGACCTGATCCGGGACGCCGCGGACGTGCGCCTGCTGACCTACGAGATCGGGCGCGAGCTGAGCCGCCAGCAGGTGCGGTACGCGGAGCTGACAGTCACCCCGTATTCGAGCGTGCGCCGCGGCATCCCGGCTCCGGCGTTCTGCGAGGCGATCGAGGACGCCCGGGCCGGTGCCCGCCGCGACTTCGATGTGGACCTGGCCTGGTGCTTCGACATCCCGGGGGAGGCCGGGCTGCCGGCGGCCGAGGAGACGCTGCGGATCGCCCTCGACGAGCGACCGGACGGGCTGATCAGTTTCGGGCTGGGCGGGCCGGAGATCGGGGTGCCGCGGCCGCAGTTCAAGCCGTACTTCGACAAGGCGCGGGCGGCCGGGCTGCACAGTGTCCCGCACGCCGGGGAGACCACCGGGCCGGAGACCATCTGGGACGCGATCCGGGAGCTGGGCGCCGAGCGGATCGGCCACGGCATCGCGGCGGCCCAGGACGAGCGGTTGATGGCCCACCTGGCCGAGCGGCAGATCCCGCTGGAGGTCTGCCCGACGTCGAACCTGCGCACCCGGGCGGTCGCCGACCTGGCCGAGCACCCGATCGGCAGGCTGGTCGCGGCGGGCGTCCCGGTCAGCGTCAACTCCGACGACCCGCCGATGTTCGGCACCACGCTGGAGCGGGAGTACGCGGTCGCCGCCGACCTGCTCGGCCTGGACCGGGCCGGCGTCGCGGACCTGGCCCGCGCCGCGGTCCGGCACAGCTTCCTGTCCGCCGAGGGCAAGGCCGCGCTGATCGCCGACATCGACACCTACGAGGCCACGGCCGCCCACTGA
- a CDS encoding trans-aconitate 2-methyltransferase, whose translation MWDPAVYRRFGSERSRPFFDLVARIDATAPRAVVDLGCGPGELTRTLAERWPQAQVTGIDSAPEMIEKAAAGAGPVAFHLGDIATWQPGPDTDVLVTNAALQWVPGHQEMLSRWATGLPSGAWLAMQVPGNFDAPSHRLLRATAARYGAAHVLREAPVDHPVDYAARLTEAGATVDAWETTYLHLLPTDGADHPVLRWIEGTALRPVRAALDDDTWTAFRADLAGRIAEAYPARGHLVAFPFRRIFVVARTAS comes from the coding sequence ATGTGGGATCCCGCCGTGTACCGGCGCTTCGGCAGCGAGCGCTCACGTCCGTTCTTCGACCTGGTCGCCCGGATCGACGCGACAGCCCCGCGCGCCGTCGTGGATCTGGGCTGCGGCCCGGGCGAGCTGACCCGCACCCTCGCCGAACGCTGGCCCCAGGCCCAGGTCACCGGCATCGACTCCGCACCCGAGATGATCGAGAAGGCGGCCGCCGGCGCGGGCCCCGTCGCGTTCCACCTCGGCGACATCGCCACCTGGCAGCCCGGCCCGGACACCGACGTGCTGGTCACCAACGCCGCGCTCCAATGGGTACCCGGCCACCAGGAGATGCTCAGCCGTTGGGCGACCGGGCTGCCGTCCGGTGCCTGGCTCGCCATGCAGGTGCCGGGCAACTTCGACGCGCCCTCGCACCGGCTGCTCCGCGCCACCGCGGCCCGGTACGGCGCCGCCCACGTGCTGCGCGAGGCCCCGGTCGACCACCCGGTGGACTACGCGGCCCGGCTCACCGAGGCCGGCGCCACCGTCGACGCCTGGGAGACGACCTACCTGCACCTGCTGCCGACCGATGGCGCGGACCACCCGGTCCTGCGCTGGATCGAGGGCACCGCGCTGCGCCCGGTCCGGGCGGCACTCGACGACGACACCTGGACGGCGTTCCGAGCCGACCTGGCCGGCCGGATCGCCGAGGCCTACCCGGCCCGCGGCCACCTCGTCGCGTTCCCGTTCCGCCGCATCTTCGTGGTGGCCCGAACCGCGTCGTAG
- a CDS encoding aldo/keto reductase has protein sequence MEKRSFRRMGRDASVIGLGAWQLGADWGDVSEADAHATLQAAVDAGVTFIDTADVYGDGRSEQIVGSFVKDKPGLTVATKMGRRLPQEPANYSLDNFRAWTDRSRANLGVDTLQLVQLHCPPTPVFSSDEVFDALDTLVQEKRIAAYGVSVEKVDEALAAIARPGVASVQIILNAFRLKPLERVLPAAAEAGVGIIARVPLASGLLSGRYDEHTTFAADDHRNYNRHGESFDVGETFSGVDFTTGLEAVRRLRPLVPDGATMAQFALRWIIDQPAVTVVIPGARNPEQARANAHAATLPPLSAETREKIVAVYDELIRPQVHDKW, from the coding sequence GTGGAAAAACGAAGCTTTCGCCGGATGGGACGGGACGCCTCGGTGATCGGCCTGGGCGCCTGGCAGCTGGGCGCCGACTGGGGCGACGTCAGCGAGGCCGACGCGCACGCCACCCTGCAGGCCGCGGTCGACGCCGGGGTCACCTTCATCGACACCGCCGACGTCTACGGCGACGGGCGCAGCGAGCAGATCGTCGGCTCGTTCGTGAAGGACAAGCCGGGCCTCACCGTCGCCACCAAGATGGGCCGTCGCCTCCCCCAGGAGCCGGCCAACTACTCGCTCGACAACTTCCGGGCGTGGACCGACCGCTCGCGCGCGAACCTCGGGGTGGACACCCTGCAGCTGGTGCAGCTGCACTGCCCGCCGACGCCGGTATTCAGCAGCGACGAGGTCTTCGACGCGCTGGACACGCTGGTGCAGGAGAAGCGGATCGCCGCGTACGGCGTGAGCGTGGAGAAGGTGGACGAGGCGCTCGCCGCGATCGCCCGGCCCGGGGTGGCCAGCGTCCAGATCATCCTGAACGCGTTCCGGCTCAAGCCGCTGGAGCGGGTGCTGCCGGCCGCCGCCGAGGCCGGGGTCGGCATCATCGCCCGGGTCCCGCTCGCCAGCGGTCTGCTCTCCGGGCGCTACGACGAGCACACCACGTTCGCCGCTGACGACCACCGCAACTACAACCGGCACGGCGAGTCGTTCGACGTCGGCGAGACCTTCTCCGGCGTGGACTTCACCACCGGGCTGGAAGCGGTCCGCCGGCTCCGGCCGCTCGTTCCGGATGGCGCGACGATGGCGCAATTCGCGTTGCGCTGGATCATCGACCAGCCGGCCGTCACCGTGGTGATCCCGGGTGCGCGCAATCCCGAGCAAGCGCGCGCGAACGCGCACGCCGCCACCCTTCCGCCGCTTTCGGCGGAAACCCGGGAAAAGATCGTAGCGGTCTACGACGAGCTGATTCGTCCCCAGGTGCACGACAAATGGTGA
- a CDS encoding cold-shock protein, translating to MAQGTVKWFNADKGFGFITVDGGGADVFVHFSAIQTSGYRTLEENQRVEFEIAQGQKGPQAEQVRPL from the coding sequence ATGGCGCAAGGAACCGTGAAGTGGTTCAACGCAGACAAGGGCTTCGGCTTCATCACCGTCGACGGCGGGGGTGCTGACGTGTTCGTCCACTTCTCGGCCATCCAGACGAGCGGTTACCGCACTCTGGAGGAGAACCAGCGGGTGGAGTTCGAGATCGCCCAGGGCCAGAAGGGCCCGCAGGCGGAGCAGGTTCGCCCGCTCTGA
- a CDS encoding DUF4235 domain-containing protein, translating into MAGKLEKIALKPVNLALGVAAGTVAGMLFKQVWKLASGDDDAPDAGDESRGWGEVLIAAALQGAIFAVVKAAVHRGSAAGTKRLTGHWPD; encoded by the coding sequence ATGGCGGGCAAGCTGGAGAAGATCGCACTCAAGCCGGTCAACCTGGCGCTGGGCGTCGCGGCCGGCACGGTGGCCGGCATGCTCTTCAAGCAGGTCTGGAAACTGGCGTCGGGCGACGACGACGCGCCGGACGCCGGTGACGAGAGCCGGGGCTGGGGCGAGGTGCTCATCGCCGCGGCGTTGCAGGGCGCGATCTTCGCCGTGGTGAAGGCGGCCGTCCATCGTGGCAGCGCGGCCGGGACCAAGCGGCTGACCGGTCACTGGCCTGACTAG
- a CDS encoding DUF3618 domain-containing protein: MSESNGTTTKPDLVALRAEIKQTRAELGDTVQALAAKADVKARAREQVVHARERVREQVREQAAAVRLNPAPIVLVAAGLAAIAGIILIVRGRR, encoded by the coding sequence ATGAGCGAGTCCAACGGGACCACCACGAAACCGGATCTGGTGGCGCTGCGCGCCGAGATCAAGCAGACCCGGGCCGAGCTGGGTGACACCGTGCAGGCCCTGGCGGCCAAGGCGGATGTCAAGGCCCGTGCCCGGGAGCAGGTGGTGCACGCCCGCGAGCGGGTTCGCGAGCAGGTGCGTGAGCAGGCCGCCGCGGTGCGGCTCAACCCGGCGCCGATCGTGCTGGTCGCTGCCGGTCTGGCGGCGATCGCCGGAATCATCTTGATCGTGCGAGGGAGGCGCTGA
- a CDS encoding phage holin family protein — MADVLNGRTARPLSEQSTAELVQRASEQLSKLVRDELTLAKAELAEKGKHAGIGAGLFGGAGVFAGYGVGALIATAIIALSLVWPAWLAGLVVTVAVFLIAGVLALIGRSQFRRATPPEPKAAIEGLKADVDEVKHAVERGRA, encoded by the coding sequence ATGGCCGATGTGCTCAACGGCAGGACGGCTCGACCGTTGTCCGAGCAGTCCACCGCGGAGCTGGTGCAGCGCGCCAGTGAGCAGCTGAGCAAGCTGGTCCGGGACGAACTCACCCTGGCCAAGGCCGAGCTCGCGGAGAAAGGTAAACACGCGGGGATCGGCGCCGGCCTGTTCGGCGGCGCGGGTGTGTTCGCCGGATACGGGGTGGGCGCCCTGATCGCGACCGCGATCATCGCGCTGAGCCTGGTCTGGCCCGCCTGGCTGGCCGGCCTGGTGGTCACCGTGGCGGTCTTCCTGATCGCCGGCGTCCTGGCGCTGATCGGCCGATCCCAGTTCCGCCGGGCCACACCGCCCGAGCCGAAGGCCGCGATCGAGGGCTTGAAAGCCGATGTCGACGAGGTCAAACACGCGGTGGAGCGAGGCCGGGCATGA
- a CDS encoding mechanosensitive ion channel family protein yields the protein MSSVLTAVLGVTGAAVVALGFVEAAHWAMTRIGRRSALAAELATTMHRPFLLTVTLFAIQQAIRVVAGEFPGRAGVVHLLVLLCIGSFGWLVAALLLVLEDLTLARWRTDVPDNLRRRRIKTQVVMLRRVTVAAIVVLTIGVMLMTFPGIRALGASVLASAGLVSVIAALAAQSTLGNVFAGLQLAFSDAIRVDDVVVVEQEWGRIEEITLTYVAVQIWDDRRLILPTSYFTTKPFQNWTRSSSAVLGTAEIDVDWSTPIEPLRAELRRVCEGSELWDERVCVLQVTEATGGMIRLRALVSAADAGALWDLRCLVRERLVAWMWENQRGGLPRMRTQLDESDDGVAPMRQSRRPGVSPDARVFSGSDDAEARGAAFGGADGHGDAVSAAAAVSGLSGR from the coding sequence GTGTCCAGCGTTCTGACTGCCGTGCTCGGTGTCACCGGGGCCGCTGTCGTGGCCCTCGGATTCGTCGAGGCGGCGCACTGGGCGATGACCAGGATCGGCCGCCGCTCGGCGCTCGCCGCGGAGCTGGCCACCACCATGCACCGGCCGTTCCTGCTCACCGTCACCCTGTTCGCGATCCAGCAGGCGATCCGGGTCGTCGCCGGGGAGTTCCCGGGCCGGGCCGGCGTGGTGCACCTGCTGGTGCTGCTCTGCATCGGCTCGTTCGGGTGGCTGGTGGCCGCGCTCCTGCTCGTCCTGGAGGACTTGACGCTCGCCCGGTGGCGCACCGACGTACCGGACAACCTGCGCCGCCGGCGGATCAAGACCCAGGTGGTGATGCTGCGCCGGGTCACCGTCGCCGCCATCGTGGTCCTGACCATCGGCGTGATGCTGATGACCTTCCCCGGGATCCGGGCGCTGGGCGCCAGCGTGCTCGCCTCGGCCGGTCTGGTCAGCGTGATCGCGGCGCTGGCCGCGCAGAGCACGCTCGGCAACGTCTTCGCCGGCCTGCAGCTGGCGTTCAGCGACGCGATCCGGGTGGACGACGTGGTCGTGGTGGAGCAGGAGTGGGGGCGGATCGAGGAGATCACCCTGACCTACGTGGCGGTGCAGATCTGGGACGACCGCCGGCTCATCCTGCCGACCTCGTACTTCACCACCAAGCCGTTCCAGAACTGGACCCGGTCCAGTTCGGCGGTGCTCGGCACGGCCGAGATCGACGTGGACTGGTCCACCCCCATCGAACCGCTGCGGGCCGAGCTGCGGCGGGTCTGCGAGGGCTCGGAGCTGTGGGACGAGCGGGTCTGCGTGCTTCAGGTGACCGAGGCGACCGGCGGCATGATCCGGCTGCGGGCCCTGGTCAGCGCGGCCGACGCGGGCGCCCTGTGGGATCTGCGCTGCCTGGTGCGGGAGCGGCTGGTGGCCTGGATGTGGGAGAACCAGCGCGGCGGCCTGCCCCGGATGCGCACCCAGTTGGACGAGAGCGATGACGGGGTGGCGCCGATGCGGCAGTCTCGGAGGCCGGGGGTGTCCCCGGACGCGCGGGTGTTCAGCGGCAGTGACGACGCCGAGGCCCGGGGAGCGGCGTTCGGTGGCGCGGACGGGCATGGCGACGCCGTTTCCGCCGCCGCCGCTGTTTCAGGATTGAGCGGCAGGTGA